From the Amycolatopsis thermoflava N1165 genome, one window contains:
- a CDS encoding VOC family protein, with translation MIKGLSHSSVYVLDQDSAKAFYTEKLGFEVRQDLRIGEFRWLTVGPAGQPDLDFILMKPGPPQHDAETEKQIRELVAKGALGGGVWKTADCRGTHAELAARGVTFLQEPAERPYGIEAVFRDDSGNWFSLTQPHAFDPGKDWG, from the coding sequence ATGATCAAGGGGCTGTCCCACTCCAGCGTCTACGTGCTGGACCAGGACTCGGCGAAGGCGTTCTACACCGAGAAGCTGGGCTTCGAGGTGCGGCAGGATCTGCGGATCGGCGAGTTCCGCTGGCTCACGGTCGGCCCGGCCGGCCAGCCGGACCTCGACTTCATCCTCATGAAGCCGGGGCCGCCGCAGCACGACGCGGAGACCGAGAAGCAGATCCGGGAACTGGTGGCCAAGGGCGCGCTCGGCGGGGGCGTGTGGAAGACCGCCGACTGCCGCGGGACGCACGCCGAACTGGCCGCCCGCGGGGTCACGTTCCTGCAGGAGCCTGCCGAACGGCCGTACGGGATCGAGGCCGTGTTCCGCGACGACTCCGGCAACTGGTTCAGCCTCACCCAGCCGCACGCGTTCGACCCGGGCAAGGACTGGGGCTGA
- a CDS encoding ATP-binding cassette domain-containing protein produces MRVHADRVTVEGPHGTVLPPTSLTVAEGELVFAHGEPGAGVSAFGLALTGRMRPTTGLVTLDGKADAAKLRRVSAVVDAPEITAPEGSLPVRMVVAEELSIGKLPAGKDAVARWLSEHDLAGRADVRFEHLSPAERTRLLTALAAARPGVRLIVLDTPDRHTSDVGTWADLARDHAERGFAVVVLTATAPPGVLPAPPALLGHTEQPEPELVQGDPQ; encoded by the coding sequence GTGCGGGTGCACGCCGACCGCGTCACCGTCGAAGGTCCGCACGGCACGGTGCTGCCGCCGACCTCGCTCACCGTCGCCGAGGGCGAACTCGTCTTCGCGCACGGCGAGCCGGGCGCCGGGGTGTCCGCGTTCGGTCTCGCCCTGACCGGGCGGATGCGGCCGACGACCGGGCTCGTGACGCTCGACGGCAAGGCGGACGCCGCGAAGCTGCGCCGCGTCAGCGCGGTGGTGGACGCGCCGGAGATCACCGCGCCGGAGGGCTCGCTGCCGGTGCGGATGGTCGTCGCCGAGGAGCTGTCGATCGGGAAGCTGCCCGCGGGCAAGGACGCCGTCGCGCGGTGGCTGTCCGAGCACGACCTCGCCGGGCGCGCGGACGTCCGGTTCGAGCACCTGTCCCCCGCCGAGCGCACCCGGCTGCTCACCGCGCTGGCCGCGGCGCGGCCCGGGGTGCGGCTGATCGTGCTGGACACCCCCGACCGGCACACCAGCGACGTCGGGACCTGGGCGGACCTCGCCCGCGACCACGCCGAGCGCGGCTTCGCAGTCGTCGTGCTGACCGCGACCGCTCCGCCCGGGGTGCTGCCCGCTCCCCCGGCGCTGCTCGGCCACACCGAACAGCCCGAACCCGAACTCGTGCAAGGAGATCCGCAGTGA
- a CDS encoding RNA polymerase sigma factor: MTGVRDAVAVAHRREWARVLAATVRVTRDLDLAEECVQDAYAAALDSWARDGVPDRPAAWLTTAARHNALDALRRAATLRAKLPLLVEPAPDRPVADDPLRLVFLCCHPALSPEAQVALTLRLVCGVPTPDVAAAFLVPPATMAARITRAKKKIAAARIPFRMPAPAELPERLDAVLTTIHLLFTTGHTAPSGESLTRVSCAERALELARLLRELVPDSREVRGLLALLLAGHARRATRTDASGRLLLLSEQDRSRWDRGALAEADELVVSALRGGPPGRFALQAAIAMLHASAPSYSETDWPQILVLYDELAKVWPSPVVALNRTVAVAMVDGPAQALAEVTELEDDRRLSGYRYLPAIKADLLRRLGRFPEAAGCYAEALRLTENEAERAFLADRLAEMRERDAPG, encoded by the coding sequence GTGACCGGGGTCCGGGACGCCGTCGCCGTCGCGCACCGCCGCGAGTGGGCCAGGGTGCTCGCCGCGACAGTGCGCGTCACGCGTGATCTCGACCTGGCGGAGGAGTGCGTCCAGGACGCCTACGCCGCCGCGCTCGACTCGTGGGCCCGCGACGGCGTCCCGGACCGCCCGGCCGCGTGGCTGACGACCGCGGCGCGGCACAACGCGCTGGACGCCCTGCGGCGCGCGGCGACGCTGCGCGCGAAGCTGCCGTTGCTGGTCGAGCCCGCGCCGGACCGCCCGGTCGCCGACGACCCGCTGCGGCTGGTGTTCCTGTGCTGCCACCCGGCGTTGTCGCCCGAGGCCCAGGTGGCGCTGACGTTGCGGCTGGTGTGCGGCGTGCCGACCCCGGACGTCGCGGCCGCGTTCCTGGTGCCCCCGGCGACGATGGCGGCCCGGATCACGCGGGCGAAGAAGAAGATCGCGGCGGCGCGGATCCCGTTCCGCATGCCCGCGCCGGCCGAGCTGCCGGAGCGGCTGGACGCGGTGCTGACCACGATCCACCTGCTGTTCACGACCGGGCACACGGCGCCGTCGGGCGAGTCGCTGACGCGGGTGTCGTGCGCCGAGCGGGCACTGGAACTGGCGCGGCTGCTGCGGGAGCTGGTGCCGGACTCGCGGGAGGTGCGCGGGTTGCTGGCGTTGCTGCTGGCGGGACACGCGCGCCGGGCCACGCGCACGGACGCGTCGGGGCGGCTCCTGCTGCTGTCCGAACAGGACCGTTCCCGCTGGGACCGCGGCGCGCTGGCGGAGGCGGACGAGCTGGTGGTGTCGGCCCTGCGGGGCGGCCCGCCAGGACGGTTCGCCCTGCAGGCGGCGATCGCGATGCTGCACGCGAGCGCACCGTCGTACTCGGAGACGGACTGGCCGCAGATCCTGGTGCTGTACGACGAACTGGCGAAGGTGTGGCCGTCCCCGGTGGTGGCGCTGAACCGGACGGTGGCGGTGGCGATGGTGGACGGCCCGGCGCAGGCCCTGGCCGAGGTGACGGAGCTGGAAGACGACCGCCGGTTGTCCGGGTACCGGTACCTGCCCGCGATCAAGGCCGATCTGCTGCGGCGATTAGGCCGGTTCCCCGAGGCCGCCGGGTGTTATGCGGAAGCACTGCGCCTGACGGAGAACGAAGCCGAACGCGCGTTCCTGGCGGACCGCCTCGCCGAGATGCGGGAAAGGGACGCCCCGGGTTGA
- a CDS encoding GNAT family N-acetyltransferase, protein MPVSAALLSAQRARFSALDPLLPPAAPPPEGEVLIAATADGTRVTGVVQVQRHQPGAFDLLWSAAQVWQLFPCVGDTGTAGMDALLRAWRRRMDRESPGADSSCTVTWPSRDAEAVRAFLDHGLVPLSVLAVRTGPPVEHPPPPGVTIRRARPEDLEEVVALSLVTFRYSSLVAGPWRPGTAELIIPRLERNLAADAPVWLAERDGVAVALADCGWVESAPGSWAAELLPAGQWGYVNNVATSEHARGEGIGRALLSRVHREFADLGARATYLYYNPANPLSSVFWPRQGYRPLWSYWEVRPASALR, encoded by the coding sequence GTGCCCGTGAGCGCGGCCCTGCTGTCCGCGCAGCGGGCCCGGTTCAGCGCGCTGGACCCGCTGCTGCCGCCCGCCGCGCCGCCGCCGGAGGGCGAGGTGCTGATCGCGGCGACCGCGGACGGCACCCGCGTCACCGGGGTGGTCCAGGTCCAGCGGCACCAGCCGGGCGCGTTCGACCTGCTGTGGTCGGCCGCGCAGGTGTGGCAGCTGTTCCCGTGCGTCGGGGACACCGGGACCGCGGGCATGGACGCGCTGCTGCGGGCCTGGCGGCGCCGGATGGACCGCGAGTCGCCCGGCGCGGACTCGTCGTGCACGGTGACCTGGCCGAGCCGGGACGCCGAGGCGGTGCGCGCGTTCCTCGACCACGGCCTGGTCCCGCTGTCCGTGCTCGCCGTGCGCACCGGCCCGCCGGTGGAGCACCCGCCCCCGCCGGGGGTGACGATCCGCCGCGCGCGGCCGGAGGACCTCGAGGAGGTCGTGGCGCTGTCGCTGGTCACGTTCCGCTACTCCAGCCTGGTCGCGGGGCCGTGGCGGCCGGGCACCGCGGAGCTGATCATCCCGCGGCTGGAGCGCAACCTCGCCGCGGACGCGCCGGTCTGGCTCGCCGAACGGGACGGTGTCGCCGTCGCGCTGGCCGACTGCGGCTGGGTCGAGTCGGCGCCCGGGTCGTGGGCCGCCGAGTTGCTGCCCGCCGGGCAGTGGGGTTACGTCAACAACGTGGCGACCAGCGAGCACGCGCGCGGCGAAGGCATCGGCAGGGCGCTGCTGAGCCGGGTTCACCGCGAGTTCGCCGACCTCGGCGCCCGCGCGACCTACCTCTACTACAACCCGGCCAACCCGCTGTCCTCGGTGTTCTGGCCGCGCCAGGGGTACCGGCCGCTGTGGTCGTACTGGGAGGTCCGGCCGGCGTCCGCGCTGCGCTGA
- a CDS encoding dihydrofolate reductase family protein, which yields MRKLVVTAFVTADGVMQAPGGPDEDRDGGFAHGGWAVPFIGERVLELMLEFTRGAGALLLGRKTYEEFAATWPLADDPFGDVVNGLPKFVASRTLSEVGRRNCTLLRGDAAEAVAELKRGEGGDIQVHGSSELVQTLLAHDLADEFQLLLFPVLTGPGKRLFGDGTTAGGLELTHSERLPRGGLLHRYRRAGGLECGAMGPETGNW from the coding sequence ATGCGGAAACTGGTGGTCACGGCGTTCGTGACGGCCGACGGCGTGATGCAGGCGCCGGGCGGCCCGGACGAGGACCGCGACGGCGGCTTCGCCCACGGCGGCTGGGCGGTGCCGTTCATCGGCGAGCGGGTGCTGGAGCTGATGCTCGAGTTCACCCGCGGGGCAGGCGCGCTGCTGCTCGGCCGGAAGACCTACGAGGAGTTCGCCGCCACGTGGCCGCTGGCCGACGACCCGTTCGGCGACGTGGTGAACGGCCTGCCGAAGTTCGTCGCCTCGCGGACGCTGAGCGAGGTGGGCCGGCGCAACTGCACGCTGCTGCGCGGGGACGCCGCCGAGGCGGTGGCCGAGCTCAAGCGTGGCGAGGGCGGGGACATCCAGGTCCACGGCAGCAGTGAACTGGTGCAGACGCTCCTGGCCCACGACCTGGCCGACGAGTTCCAGCTGCTGCTGTTCCCGGTGCTGACCGGGCCGGGGAAACGGCTCTTCGGCGACGGGACGACCGCGGGCGGGCTGGAGCTGACCCACTCCGAGCGGCTGCCGCGGGGCGGGCTGCTCCACCGTTACCGGCGCGCGGGCGGGCTCGAATGTGGTGCGATGGGCCCGGAAACGGGCAACTGGTGA
- a CDS encoding TetR/AcrR family transcriptional regulator: MSPRGESTKQKLFEATLRLATEKGLPGLTVDEIAAAAGVAKGTVYYNFGSKDGLIDALLRYGVGQLAERLRAHAAEPDPVAALESLVDTGLEFIAGHRGFSQILVSELWRTPGQWQETLSLLREDIVSIVKEQLQRVADAGRLPPGIEVPTAAAGLFGTLLVVALDWQVFQPQRSRAEVREGIMLLVRGVARAD, translated from the coding sequence GTGAGCCCGCGCGGCGAAAGCACCAAGCAGAAGCTGTTCGAGGCGACGCTGCGGCTGGCCACGGAGAAGGGGCTGCCCGGGCTGACGGTGGACGAGATCGCGGCGGCGGCCGGGGTCGCGAAGGGCACCGTGTACTACAACTTCGGCAGCAAGGACGGGCTGATCGACGCGCTGCTGCGCTACGGCGTCGGTCAGCTCGCCGAGCGGCTGCGGGCGCACGCGGCCGAGCCGGACCCGGTGGCCGCGCTGGAGTCCCTGGTGGACACCGGGCTGGAGTTCATCGCGGGGCACCGCGGGTTCTCGCAGATCCTGGTCAGCGAGCTGTGGCGGACGCCGGGCCAGTGGCAGGAGACGCTGTCGCTGCTGCGCGAGGACATCGTCTCCATCGTGAAGGAGCAGCTGCAGCGGGTGGCCGACGCCGGCCGCCTGCCGCCGGGGATCGAGGTGCCGACCGCGGCGGCCGGGCTGTTCGGCACGCTGCTGGTCGTCGCGCTGGACTGGCAGGTGTTCCAGCCACAGCGCTCCCGCGCCGAGGTGCGCGAGGGCATCATGCTCCTCGTGCGGGGTGTGGCCCGCGCCGATTAG
- a CDS encoding class I SAM-dependent methyltransferase: MTTAADDNGGDLDPDRHARAEHRLGTVGVAHRQVTADEATAANLAWWDADADDYQAAHGGFLGDADFVWCPEGVREADARLLGDVRGRRVAEIGCGQAACSRWLATAGAHPVGLDLSAGMLRHARAGAARTGIEVPLVQATAERLPLADGSVDVACSAFGALPFVASIETVFAEVRRVLRPGGPWVFAVTHPIRWIFPDDPGPAGLTASQPYFDRTPYVEVDADGKATYVEYHRTVGDYVRALAATGFALEDLIEQEWPAGHTRVWGQWSPLRGKLFPGTAIFRARACP; this comes from the coding sequence GTGACGACGGCGGCAGACGACAACGGCGGCGACCTCGACCCGGACCGGCACGCCCGCGCCGAACACCGGCTCGGCACGGTCGGCGTGGCGCACCGGCAGGTGACCGCGGACGAGGCGACGGCGGCCAACCTGGCCTGGTGGGACGCCGACGCCGACGACTACCAGGCGGCCCACGGCGGCTTCCTCGGCGACGCGGACTTCGTGTGGTGCCCGGAGGGCGTGCGGGAGGCCGACGCCCGGCTGCTCGGCGACGTGCGCGGCCGCCGTGTGGCCGAGATCGGGTGCGGCCAGGCGGCGTGCTCGCGCTGGCTGGCCACGGCGGGCGCGCACCCGGTCGGGCTCGACCTGTCGGCCGGGATGCTCCGGCACGCCCGCGCGGGCGCGGCGCGCACCGGGATCGAGGTCCCCCTGGTCCAGGCGACGGCCGAGCGGCTGCCGCTGGCGGACGGCAGCGTCGACGTGGCCTGCTCGGCCTTCGGCGCGCTCCCCTTCGTGGCCTCGATCGAGACCGTGTTCGCCGAGGTGCGCCGGGTGCTGCGGCCGGGCGGGCCGTGGGTGTTCGCGGTGACCCACCCGATCCGGTGGATCTTCCCGGACGACCCGGGGCCCGCCGGGCTGACCGCGAGCCAGCCGTACTTCGACCGCACCCCCTACGTGGAGGTCGACGCGGACGGGAAGGCGACCTACGTCGAGTACCACCGCACGGTGGGCGACTACGTGCGGGCGCTGGCCGCCACCGGGTTCGCGCTCGAGGACCTGATCGAGCAGGAGTGGCCGGCCGGGCACACCCGGGTGTGGGGCCAGTGGAGCCCGTTGCGGGGCAAGCTCTTCCCCGGCACGGCGATCTTCCGGGCGCGTGCGTGCCCGTGA
- a CDS encoding YhgE/Pip family protein — MTGLRLAAGELRRLTSGKLPKLAVAALVLVPLLYASFYLYANFDPYGRLGKLPAAIVNEDAGSADRNVGDEVTSSVVGSGTFQWHEVSAAEADAGVRDDRYAFTITIPRDFSAALLSSGNFTPQRATIQLTTNDANNYLSHTIANQVAEQIRDTIAEKVGSEAANRFLMGFSTIYQQTQQAATGATQLADGANRLLSGQRQLADGAQQLATGSAQLSSGLSTLRSSTATLPQSTRQLADGAQQVADGNSQVAAAGSTVASGSAQLVRNLDDVNNQLTDRLRAAGLSEADIERVQGVLGDLRAPVDQANAKVQQTSSQLNQLADGARQVAAGAATLANSAPALSGGIAQAADGASTLSAGANQLNDGEKAALSGSQELATGAGQLRDGLNNGLQQIPNPSDPTRTATADTIADPVAVNSVGVASAGTYGAGLAPFFLALATWIGAFVLFLLIRPLSSRAIAAGTAPLRVALGGWLPSALLGIAQVVVLFAAVTWFVGIHIAHPVGALAFAILASLTFTAIVHALNAFFGAVGKFLGLVLLVLQLVSAGGTFPWQTLPDALYPLHVVLPMGYVVDGLRHLLYTGASLRNLLDIGVLVAYLAGALAVSALAARRQRVWTVSKLQPELSL; from the coding sequence GTGACCGGCCTCCGGCTCGCCGCCGGGGAACTGCGCCGCCTGACCTCCGGCAAGCTGCCCAAGCTCGCCGTGGCCGCGCTGGTGCTCGTCCCCCTGCTGTACGCGTCGTTCTACCTCTACGCCAACTTCGACCCCTACGGCCGCCTCGGCAAGCTCCCCGCGGCGATCGTGAACGAGGACGCGGGCTCCGCCGACCGCAACGTCGGCGACGAGGTCACGTCCTCGGTGGTCGGGTCGGGCACGTTCCAGTGGCACGAGGTCTCCGCGGCCGAGGCCGACGCCGGGGTGCGCGACGACCGCTACGCGTTCACGATCACGATCCCGCGCGACTTCTCCGCCGCGCTGCTCTCCAGCGGGAACTTCACCCCGCAGCGCGCCACGATCCAGCTGACCACGAACGACGCGAACAACTACCTCTCGCACACCATCGCCAACCAGGTCGCCGAGCAGATCCGCGACACGATCGCGGAGAAGGTGGGCAGCGAAGCCGCGAACCGGTTCCTGATGGGCTTTTCGACCATCTACCAGCAGACCCAGCAGGCCGCGACCGGCGCCACCCAGCTCGCCGACGGCGCGAACCGCCTGCTGTCCGGCCAGCGGCAGCTCGCGGACGGGGCGCAGCAGCTGGCCACCGGCAGCGCCCAGCTGTCGTCCGGGCTGTCCACGCTCCGGTCGAGCACCGCGACCCTGCCGCAGAGCACCCGGCAGCTGGCCGACGGCGCGCAGCAGGTCGCCGACGGCAACAGCCAGGTCGCCGCGGCCGGGTCCACCGTCGCGAGCGGGTCCGCCCAGCTCGTGCGCAACCTCGACGACGTGAACAACCAGCTCACCGACCGGCTGCGCGCGGCCGGGCTGTCCGAGGCCGACATCGAGCGGGTGCAGGGCGTGCTGGGCGATCTGCGGGCCCCGGTCGACCAGGCCAACGCGAAGGTCCAGCAGACGTCGTCCCAGCTGAACCAGCTCGCCGATGGGGCACGGCAGGTCGCGGCCGGCGCCGCCACGCTCGCGAACTCGGCGCCCGCGCTGTCCGGCGGGATCGCGCAGGCGGCCGACGGCGCGAGCACGCTCTCGGCCGGCGCGAACCAGCTCAACGACGGTGAGAAGGCCGCGTTGTCCGGCTCGCAGGAGCTGGCTACCGGAGCCGGGCAGCTCCGGGACGGCCTGAACAACGGGCTGCAGCAGATCCCCAACCCCAGCGACCCGACGCGGACCGCGACGGCGGACACGATCGCCGACCCGGTCGCGGTCAACTCGGTCGGCGTCGCCTCCGCGGGCACCTACGGCGCCGGGCTGGCCCCGTTCTTCCTCGCCCTGGCCACCTGGATCGGCGCGTTCGTGCTGTTCCTGCTGATCCGGCCGCTGTCGTCGCGGGCGATCGCGGCGGGCACCGCGCCGCTGCGGGTCGCGCTCGGCGGGTGGCTGCCCTCCGCGCTGCTGGGCATCGCGCAGGTCGTCGTGTTGTTCGCCGCCGTGACCTGGTTCGTCGGCATCCACATCGCGCACCCGGTGGGCGCGCTGGCGTTCGCGATCCTGGCGTCGCTGACGTTCACCGCGATCGTGCACGCGCTCAACGCGTTCTTCGGCGCCGTCGGCAAGTTCCTCGGGCTGGTGCTGCTGGTGCTCCAGTTGGTCAGCGCGGGCGGCACGTTCCCGTGGCAGACCCTGCCGGACGCGCTGTACCCGCTGCACGTCGTGCTGCCGATGGGGTACGTGGTCGACGGGCTGCGGCACCTGCTCTACACCGGCGCGTCGCTGCGGAACCTGCTGGACATCGGGGTGCTGGTCGCCTACCTGGCAGGCGCTCTCGCGGTGTCGGCGCTGGCGGCGCGCAGGCAACGGGTGTGGACGGTGTCGAAGCTGCAGCCGGAGCTGTCGCTGTGA
- a CDS encoding helix-turn-helix domain-containing protein, which translates to MTDRAAVVAQVRRAKDWMDAHYAEPLDVDALAAVACCSRYHFMRSFAAAYGESPKAYLTRRRIERAQDLLRSVNLTVTEVCLAVGFTSLGTFSRRFAEITGSSPSEYRTRVRSDAPPPVPGCYLMMWTRPTAGTAHSEKPGDAPGQ; encoded by the coding sequence ATGACGGACCGGGCGGCGGTGGTGGCGCAGGTGCGCCGCGCCAAGGACTGGATGGACGCGCACTACGCCGAACCCCTCGACGTGGACGCGCTCGCCGCCGTCGCCTGCTGTTCGCGCTACCACTTCATGCGCTCGTTCGCCGCCGCGTACGGGGAGAGCCCGAAGGCCTACCTGACGCGGCGGCGTATCGAGCGGGCGCAAGACCTGTTGCGGTCGGTGAACCTGACCGTCACCGAGGTGTGCCTGGCCGTCGGGTTCACCAGCCTCGGCACGTTCAGCCGCCGCTTCGCCGAGATCACCGGCTCCTCGCCGAGCGAGTACCGGACGCGGGTGCGCTCGGACGCCCCGCCGCCGGTGCCCGGGTGCTACCTGATGATGTGGACCCGGCCGACGGCGGGAACAGCACATTCGGAGAAGCCCGGGGACGCCCCAGGTCAGTAG
- a CDS encoding YciI family protein, which translates to MSGDETMPQYAILIYEKELPGGVADIPPEVMEANLAVGPKIEAMGARVVHEQGLQPVARARTIHQGGAVTDGPFLESKEVIAGFFVVEAADLDQAVAIGKLLPIMDGAVEVRPLMEV; encoded by the coding sequence GTGAGCGGGGACGAGACGATGCCGCAGTACGCGATCCTGATCTACGAGAAGGAACTTCCCGGCGGCGTGGCCGACATCCCGCCGGAGGTCATGGAGGCCAACCTGGCCGTCGGGCCGAAGATCGAGGCCATGGGGGCGCGGGTGGTGCACGAGCAGGGACTGCAGCCGGTGGCGCGGGCCCGCACGATCCACCAGGGCGGCGCGGTGACCGACGGCCCGTTCCTGGAGAGCAAGGAGGTCATCGCCGGGTTCTTCGTGGTCGAGGCCGCCGACCTCGACCAGGCGGTGGCCATCGGGAAGCTGCTGCCGATCATGGACGGGGCGGTCGAGGTGCGGCCGTTGATGGAGGTGTGA
- the polA gene encoding DNA polymerase I has product MSPSQNQPVANTTATAPAEGRPRLLLIDGHSMAYRAFFAVPADRFKTSTGQVTNAVFGFTSMLINLLRDEQPTHLAVAFDVSRQTFRSATFADYKATRTSTPDEFKGQVDLVKDVLGVLGIPVLTKENYEADDIIATLTTQATAEGYQVLICTGDRDALQLVDDSTTVLYPRKGVSDLVRYDPAGVAEKYGLTPSQYPDFAALRGDPSDNLPGIPGVGEKTATKWIQQFGSLDALIDRVDEVKGKVGDALRAHLSSVTLNRQLTELVRDVPLDATPGDLALKPWDRDAVHRLFDELEFRVLRDRLFQTLSSAEPEAESGFEVEGAAVPAGGLAAWLSKHTKAGQTVGLSFRTTGSSVRSDIQSISLAAPGGEAGYVDVTALDEADEQALAAWLADPAIAKAGHALKVPLHALRARGWKLAGLAMDTELAAYLVRPGQRSFELDDLVLRYLQRELRNDSDSGDGQLSLLDGDDGDQKLVQGELVRASAVAELAGALSGELEKISGTKLLGDIELPLLQVIAEVEAAGVAVDIEQLTALEAHYGARVKQAAEAAYGVIGKQVNLGSPKQLQVVLFDELGMPKTKRTKTGYTTDAEALQTLYEKTEHPFLQHLLEHRDATRLKSTVEGLLKSVADDGRIHTTLHQTIAATGRLSSVDPNLQNIPIRTEEGRRIRDAFVVGDGYAELLTADYSQIEMRIMAHLSEDAALIEAFQSGFDFHAATAARVFGVDPAEVTGPQRAKIKAMNYGLAYGLSAYGLSQQLRISTEEARGLMDEYFARFGGVRDYLHSVVVEAGKVGYTETIFGRRRYLPDLNSDNRQRREMAERMALNAPIQGSAADIIKVAMIGVHRAIAEAGLRSRVLLQVHDELIVEVSEGERDQVEELVRREMGAAYELAVPLEVSVGFGRSWNEAAH; this is encoded by the coding sequence GTGAGCCCCAGCCAGAACCAGCCAGTAGCCAACACCACAGCGACGGCGCCCGCGGAAGGACGGCCGCGGCTGTTGCTGATCGACGGCCACTCGATGGCCTACCGCGCCTTCTTCGCCGTGCCTGCCGACCGGTTCAAGACCTCCACCGGCCAGGTCACCAACGCGGTGTTCGGGTTCACCTCGATGCTCATCAACCTGCTGCGCGACGAGCAGCCCACGCACCTCGCGGTGGCGTTCGACGTGTCGCGGCAGACGTTCCGCTCGGCCACCTTCGCCGACTACAAGGCGACCCGGACGTCGACGCCGGACGAGTTCAAGGGGCAGGTCGACCTGGTCAAGGACGTGCTCGGGGTGCTCGGCATCCCGGTGCTGACCAAGGAGAACTACGAGGCCGACGACATCATCGCCACGCTTACCACGCAGGCGACGGCCGAGGGCTACCAGGTCCTGATCTGCACCGGCGACCGCGACGCGCTGCAGCTGGTGGACGACTCGACGACGGTGCTGTACCCGCGCAAGGGCGTGTCCGACCTGGTCCGCTACGACCCGGCCGGGGTCGCGGAGAAGTACGGGCTCACGCCCTCGCAGTACCCGGACTTCGCGGCGCTGCGCGGCGACCCGTCGGACAACCTGCCGGGCATCCCCGGCGTCGGGGAGAAGACCGCCACCAAGTGGATCCAGCAGTTCGGGTCGCTGGACGCGCTGATCGACCGGGTCGACGAGGTCAAGGGCAAGGTCGGCGACGCGCTGCGCGCCCACCTGAGCTCGGTGACGCTCAACCGCCAGCTCACCGAGCTGGTGCGGGACGTGCCGCTGGACGCCACGCCCGGCGACCTCGCGCTCAAGCCGTGGGACCGGGACGCGGTCCACCGGCTGTTCGACGAGCTCGAGTTCCGGGTCCTGCGCGACCGGCTGTTCCAGACGCTGTCCAGCGCCGAGCCGGAGGCCGAGTCCGGGTTCGAGGTGGAGGGCGCCGCGGTGCCCGCCGGCGGTCTCGCGGCGTGGCTGTCGAAGCACACCAAGGCGGGCCAGACCGTGGGCCTGTCCTTCCGCACCACCGGTTCCTCGGTGCGGTCCGACATCCAGTCGATCAGCCTGGCCGCGCCGGGCGGGGAGGCCGGCTACGTCGACGTCACCGCCCTGGACGAGGCCGACGAGCAGGCGCTGGCCGCGTGGCTGGCCGACCCGGCGATCGCCAAGGCCGGGCACGCGCTGAAGGTGCCGCTGCACGCGTTGCGGGCGCGCGGCTGGAAGCTCGCCGGCCTGGCGATGGACACCGAGCTGGCCGCGTACCTGGTCCGGCCGGGGCAGCGGTCGTTCGAGCTGGACGACCTGGTGCTGCGGTACCTGCAGCGCGAGCTGCGCAACGACAGTGACTCCGGCGACGGCCAGCTGTCCCTGCTCGACGGCGACGACGGCGACCAGAAGCTGGTGCAGGGCGAGCTGGTCCGCGCCAGCGCGGTCGCCGAGCTGGCCGGCGCCCTGTCCGGCGAGCTGGAGAAGATCAGCGGCACCAAGCTGCTCGGCGACATCGAGCTGCCGTTGCTGCAGGTCATCGCCGAGGTCGAGGCCGCGGGCGTGGCCGTCGACATCGAGCAGCTGACCGCGCTGGAGGCGCACTACGGCGCCCGAGTGAAGCAGGCCGCCGAGGCCGCCTACGGCGTGATCGGCAAGCAGGTCAACCTCGGCTCGCCCAAGCAGCTGCAGGTGGTGCTGTTCGACGAGCTGGGCATGCCGAAGACCAAGCGCACCAAGACCGGCTACACCACCGACGCCGAGGCGCTGCAGACGCTGTACGAGAAGACCGAGCACCCGTTCCTGCAGCACCTGCTGGAGCACCGGGACGCCACCCGGCTCAAGAGCACCGTCGAGGGCCTGCTCAAGTCGGTCGCCGACGACGGCCGGATCCACACCACGCTGCACCAGACCATCGCGGCCACCGGCCGGCTGTCCTCTGTGGACCCGAACCTGCAGAACATCCCGATCCGCACCGAGGAGGGCCGCCGCATCCGCGACGCCTTCGTCGTCGGCGACGGGTACGCGGAGCTGCTCACCGCGGACTACAGCCAGATCGAGATGCGGATCATGGCGCACCTGTCCGAGGACGCGGCGCTGATCGAGGCGTTCCAGTCCGGGTTCGACTTCCACGCCGCCACCGCGGCGCGCGTGTTCGGCGTCGACCCGGCCGAGGTCACCGGGCCGCAGCGGGCGAAGATCAAGGCGATGAACTACGGCCTGGCCTACGGGCTGTCGGCCTACGGCCTGTCGCAGCAGCTGCGGATCTCCACCGAGGAGGCCCGCGGGCTGATGGACGAGTACTTCGCCCGGTTCGGCGGGGTGCGCGACTACCTGCACAGCGTCGTGGTCGAGGCGGGCAAGGTCGGCTACACCGAGACGATCTTCGGCCGCCGCCGCTACCTGCCCGACCTCAACAGCGACAACCGGCAGCGGCGCGAGATGGCCGAGCGGATGGCGCTCAACGCGCCGATCCAGGGCAGCGCCGCCGACATCATCAAGGTCGCGATGATCGGCGTGCACCGCGCGATCGCCGAAGCCGGCCTGCGGTCGCGGGTGCTGCTGCAGGTGCACGACGAACTGATCGTCGAGGTCAGCGAGGGCGAGCGCGACCAGGTCGAGGAGCTGGTGCGGCGCGAGATGGGCGCGGCGTACGAGCTGGCCGTCCCGCTGGAGGTGTCGGTCGGGTTCGGCCGGTCCTGGAACGAGGCGGCGCACTGA